A window of Photobacterium sp. GJ3 contains these coding sequences:
- a CDS encoding M48 family metallopeptidase produces the protein MDHQLSYQEILRLAVHAVQSKDFVTALQLCKSVDRDQMPDQSLNLIHAAILNQIGMFSESVEIYQIVIENDPENQLAQFQLGIAYFWRGDFSEAEKLWDALPYFAHFTTALLEAKRKNYAEAVRSLKAFMAENTDYPDLNLDAFNLAEQFQTLIPEVKANESVSVESVPVASKSVDTAADAMVRKPAQDETATRFNMEDRPKDVPATSLKDVNALLSIYKDD, from the coding sequence ATGGATCATCAATTAAGTTATCAAGAAATACTGAGATTAGCGGTTCATGCGGTTCAGAGTAAAGACTTCGTCACTGCGCTTCAGCTTTGTAAAAGCGTTGACAGGGATCAGATGCCGGATCAGAGCCTGAATTTAATTCATGCTGCAATCCTGAACCAAATTGGAATGTTCAGTGAATCAGTTGAGATCTATCAGATTGTGATTGAAAACGATCCGGAGAATCAACTGGCCCAGTTTCAATTAGGCATTGCTTATTTTTGGCGGGGTGACTTTTCTGAAGCAGAGAAACTTTGGGATGCGCTGCCGTATTTTGCGCATTTCACCACAGCCCTGCTGGAAGCGAAACGTAAAAATTATGCTGAAGCCGTCCGTTCTCTCAAAGCTTTTATGGCTGAAAACACAGATTATCCCGATTTGAATCTCGATGCTTTCAATCTAGCGGAACAATTTCAAACACTGATACCGGAAGTGAAGGCGAATGAGTCCGTGTCTGTTGAGTCAGTGCCTGTTGCGTCAAAGTCTGTTGATACGGCAGCAGACGCGATGGTGCGAAAGCCAGCTCAGGATGAAACGGCGACCCGCTTCAATATGGAAGACCGTCCAAAGGATGTGCCAGCAACCTCACTGAAAGATGTGAATGCACTTTTGTCTATTTATAAAGATGATTAA
- a CDS encoding TRAP transporter large permease, whose translation MDFMTAGLICIGSLLFFMALGVQIGLSFLLSGFISSFFMLGFDSSISLMGQAAYFSIASPTWTAIPLFILMGAFASNGGLARLAYQGVHGLSRGIPGSLMVATCLSCGIFGAVSGSSIATTAIFGKMALPEMNRLRYDKALSIGCIASAGTFASMIPPSMMMIIYALFTQQSIGKLFAAGILPGLMTIVAYAALIIFMVKRNPALAPNDCDLPSSHPQSVGAAGVHPRRRDEVMQMWPVIVIAVVVLGGLYSGIFTPTESAAAGALVTLGLAFFIKNFKGLNQVNFSMQEAASVTAMLFLINIGALFYSRVLAVTRLPTEMTMLLQHADVPPFAILLGILAIMFVLGMVMVPIGIYALTLPIVLPIIMELGYDPIWFGVIALKLTEIGAITPPVGLNVFAMKGAIPKGMNISLEQVYKGCMPFLLVDIAILILLILFPQIALWLPEVIA comes from the coding sequence ATGGATTTTATGACCGCCGGACTTATTTGCATCGGTTCACTGCTGTTTTTTATGGCACTAGGTGTGCAAATCGGCTTATCGTTTTTATTATCCGGTTTTATCTCCAGTTTTTTCATGTTGGGATTTGATAGTTCCATTTCCTTAATGGGGCAGGCGGCATATTTTTCGATTGCCTCACCGACATGGACCGCAATTCCACTCTTTATCCTGATGGGGGCATTCGCTTCAAACGGAGGGCTAGCGAGACTGGCTTATCAAGGGGTGCATGGGCTAAGTCGGGGTATTCCAGGCTCATTGATGGTCGCTACCTGCTTGAGTTGCGGTATCTTCGGCGCAGTCTCTGGTTCGTCAATTGCCACGACTGCAATCTTTGGCAAGATGGCTTTACCCGAAATGAACCGCCTTCGCTATGATAAAGCGCTATCTATAGGATGCATTGCATCTGCAGGCACTTTCGCCTCGATGATCCCGCCTAGCATGATGATGATCATTTATGCGCTGTTCACTCAGCAGTCCATCGGTAAACTTTTCGCGGCCGGAATCCTGCCTGGCTTGATGACCATTGTTGCCTATGCCGCTTTAATTATTTTTATGGTGAAGCGCAATCCAGCATTGGCACCCAATGATTGTGATTTACCGAGTTCGCATCCCCAGTCTGTCGGTGCGGCTGGCGTTCATCCTCGCAGAAGGGATGAAGTCATGCAAATGTGGCCGGTGATCGTCATTGCTGTTGTCGTACTGGGTGGATTATACAGCGGAATTTTCACACCAACCGAATCGGCTGCTGCGGGGGCATTGGTGACGCTAGGGTTGGCATTTTTCATCAAGAATTTTAAAGGCCTGAATCAGGTGAACTTCTCGATGCAAGAAGCGGCCAGTGTGACAGCGATGCTGTTTCTGATCAATATTGGGGCACTGTTCTACAGCCGGGTCCTCGCGGTTACACGCCTGCCAACCGAAATGACGATGCTGTTACAGCATGCGGATGTACCACCCTTTGCCATTTTATTGGGCATTTTGGCGATCATGTTTGTGTTAGGAATGGTCATGGTGCCTATTGGTATTTACGCGCTCACATTGCCGATTGTACTGCCTATCATTATGGAACTCGGCTACGATCCAATCTGGTTTGGTGTTATCGCTCTGAAACTGACTGAAATCGGTGCAATCACACCACCTGTAGGACTGAATGTATTTGCGATGAAAGGCGCGATACCCAAGGGGATGAATATTTCACTGGAACAGGTTTATAAAGGTTGCATGCCGTTCTTACTGGTGGATATCGCGATCCTGATCCTGTTGATTCTATTTCCTCAGATTGCACTTTGGCTCCCAGAAGTCATCGCGTAA
- the fliP gene encoding flagellar type III secretion system pore protein FliP (The bacterial flagellar biogenesis protein FliP forms a type III secretion system (T3SS)-type pore required for flagellar assembly.), which yields MDIDLTHPIVQSFFLLTASAFIPVLLVSVTCFTRYVIVISLLRTALGLQQTPPNIVVISIALFMSIFTMAPVYQDVKSVSYDQYVSGDISQQEAIDKGVESFSEFLISKTSEKDYYFVKSLNTQQIENEKILELTTLIPAFMLSELKAAFQFAFVIFLPFLLIDLIVASVLMALGMIMLPPISISLPIKLLIFVLIDGWTLLVGSLIRGF from the coding sequence ATGGATATCGATCTTACTCATCCTATTGTACAGTCATTTTTTCTGTTAACTGCTTCGGCATTTATTCCTGTTCTCTTGGTATCTGTGACCTGTTTTACAAGATATGTCATTGTCATTTCTTTGTTACGTACAGCGCTCGGATTACAACAAACACCGCCGAATATTGTCGTGATCTCGATTGCTCTGTTCATGAGTATCTTCACCATGGCACCTGTGTATCAGGATGTGAAGTCCGTGTCTTACGATCAATATGTATCTGGTGATATTTCACAGCAGGAGGCCATTGATAAAGGGGTTGAAAGTTTTTCTGAATTCTTAATTTCAAAGACATCAGAAAAAGACTATTACTTCGTGAAAAGTCTGAACACTCAGCAGATCGAAAATGAGAAGATATTAGAATTAACGACATTGATTCCAGCTTTTATGCTAAGTGAACTGAAGGCTGCATTTCAATTCGCATTTGTGATTTTCTTACCCTTTCTTTTGATCGATCTGATTGTCGCAAGTGTGCTGATGGCATTGGGGATGATTATGTTACCGCCCATTTCGATCTCACTGCCGATCAAGCTGCTTATTTTTGTGCTGATTGATGGCTGGACTTTACTGGTTGGAAGCCTGATCAGGGGCTTTTGA
- a CDS encoding RidA family protein codes for MNATPEFTQHSVVINGASDLFAEVFADKGRHARAAVGVSSLPRGVSVEVEAVVEIESSTKDDNSSVS; via the coding sequence GTGAATGCCACCCCTGAATTTACCCAACACTCTGTGGTGATCAACGGGGCCTCTGACTTATTTGCTGAAGTGTTTGCTGACAAAGGCCGCCATGCCCGCGCAGCGGTAGGGGTTAGCTCTCTGCCCCGAGGCGTCTCTGTCGAAGTTGAAGCGGTGGTTGAAATTGAATCATCCACCAAAGATGACAACAGTTCAGTCTCATGA
- the dctP gene encoding TRAP transporter substrate-binding protein DctP produces MLSTVCLLIPALGILSSGANAATVKYVDHDPLGGMRPQFIKDVWLNEIEKQTDGKVKFQDFFGGTLFSSKESLKGVGDGIAEMGFVYPGHYPKRLIAHSVFSMFPTGPNTFEQQVWLYRKAYEEVPELKAELAKAGVMPLMLTAGLPGAFASVNPVTSIHDIKSEKWRAGGKWLLRYLQAVGASPVAVPWGDIYVALQTGTIDGVFTNYDGLHAMKFDEVAPHMLMSKRLWFPAPFIHVANIRFFNRLPEEVQEAILNASKIAEQKFAPVWDAEYEKIKREQLAAGYTLTEMSDEDLALWENKEKLTELQNQWVEEAKKAGLTDAAEIMEKVRKIHAVAIQQ; encoded by the coding sequence ATGCTGAGCACCGTTTGTCTGTTGATCCCTGCGTTGGGGATACTGAGTAGTGGAGCCAACGCTGCGACAGTTAAATATGTTGACCACGATCCGCTTGGCGGTATGCGACCACAGTTTATTAAAGACGTTTGGCTGAATGAGATAGAAAAACAGACAGACGGAAAAGTGAAATTTCAGGATTTTTTTGGTGGGACTCTATTCAGTTCCAAAGAATCTCTGAAAGGCGTTGGTGACGGCATTGCGGAAATGGGCTTTGTTTATCCCGGCCATTACCCCAAACGTTTGATTGCACACTCAGTCTTCTCGATGTTTCCAACAGGCCCCAATACATTTGAACAACAAGTCTGGTTGTATCGTAAAGCCTATGAAGAAGTCCCAGAGTTGAAAGCTGAACTGGCCAAAGCGGGTGTGATGCCTCTCATGCTCACCGCCGGACTTCCTGGTGCCTTTGCCAGTGTGAATCCAGTCACCAGCATCCATGATATCAAGTCTGAAAAGTGGCGTGCCGGAGGGAAATGGCTATTGCGTTATTTGCAAGCTGTAGGGGCTTCTCCAGTGGCTGTTCCATGGGGAGATATTTATGTGGCTCTGCAGACCGGAACGATTGATGGTGTCTTTACCAATTATGATGGTCTGCATGCAATGAAATTTGATGAAGTTGCACCCCATATGCTGATGTCGAAGCGGTTATGGTTCCCGGCACCTTTTATTCATGTTGCCAACATCCGGTTTTTCAATCGTCTGCCTGAAGAAGTTCAGGAAGCGATCCTGAACGCTTCTAAAATTGCCGAACAGAAATTCGCCCCCGTCTGGGATGCGGAATACGAAAAAATTAAGCGTGAGCAATTAGCCGCTGGTTATACCTTGACTGAGATGTCTGATGAAGACCTCGCGCTATGGGAAAACAAAGAGAAACTCACTGAATTACAGAATCAGTGGGTCGAAGAGGCCAAAAAGGCTGGTTTGACCGATGCGGCTGAGATTATGGAAAAAGTCCGTAAAATTCACGCAGTAGCTATACAGCAATAA
- a CDS encoding D-amino acid dehydrogenase produces MKIVVLGGGIIGVTTAYFLGIKGHQVTVIDAETSVANKTSFANGSQLSYSYTDALGSPSMIPKLPQLILGQDPAFTIHPSFDPQLLGWGTRFLRNCTAKRELDNSQAVFHLAMHSRQVLHQLLDERVIDFDHRIAGKLRVFSHQNDLRQAILQSKWKQELGCPIECLDATETLNQEPALKQIAADVAGSIYSPLDEVGDAYRFATSLAEICHQEYGCKFLLGHRVEHIHRVGHRIQHILTDKGKIEADAYVFALGAHSPLLAKTIGVKIPIYPIKGYSITVPALSGAPQISVTDSAHKMVYCTLGDKLRIAGIAELIGYDETVRHQKIEQLLNLAKTRFPKAGDYNHLLHQWSGLRPSTPQSSPLLGRSKLDNLFLNTGHGMLGWTLACGSAEIVANMIDGGSEMPMNLQKRMTSLER; encoded by the coding sequence ATGAAAATCGTCGTCTTGGGTGGAGGCATTATCGGTGTCACAACCGCCTATTTCCTTGGCATAAAGGGCCATCAGGTCACGGTTATCGATGCGGAAACATCGGTGGCGAATAAAACCAGTTTTGCGAATGGCAGTCAGTTAAGTTATTCCTATACCGATGCTCTGGGATCGCCATCAATGATCCCAAAACTGCCACAATTAATTCTCGGACAAGACCCGGCCTTTACCATTCACCCCTCTTTCGATCCGCAGCTGCTCGGATGGGGGACTCGTTTTCTGCGCAACTGCACGGCGAAGCGCGAGTTAGACAACTCTCAGGCTGTTTTTCATTTAGCGATGCATTCTCGCCAGGTGCTGCATCAATTACTTGACGAGCGTGTCATTGATTTTGATCACCGCATCGCAGGCAAATTGCGGGTTTTCTCTCACCAGAACGATCTCCGGCAGGCAATCCTGCAATCGAAGTGGAAACAAGAACTGGGATGCCCGATAGAATGTCTGGATGCCACGGAAACGTTGAATCAGGAACCAGCACTCAAGCAGATTGCAGCAGACGTTGCGGGTTCAATTTATTCGCCACTGGATGAAGTGGGTGATGCATACCGGTTTGCAACCTCGTTGGCGGAAATATGCCATCAGGAATACGGTTGCAAATTTTTATTGGGTCATCGGGTTGAGCACATTCACCGTGTTGGTCATCGAATTCAGCATATACTTACAGATAAAGGAAAAATTGAAGCAGACGCTTATGTTTTTGCTTTAGGTGCACACAGTCCGTTACTGGCAAAAACCATCGGGGTTAAAATTCCGATTTATCCGATCAAAGGCTACAGTATCACCGTCCCTGCCCTTTCAGGCGCGCCGCAAATCAGTGTGACCGATTCGGCTCATAAAATGGTGTACTGCACTCTGGGTGACAAATTGCGCATTGCAGGCATTGCTGAGTTAATCGGATATGATGAAACGGTTCGACATCAGAAAATTGAGCAGTTGCTGAATCTGGCCAAAACGCGTTTTCCCAAAGCCGGTGATTACAATCACCTGCTGCATCAGTGGAGCGGTCTACGGCCTTCAACACCACAAAGTTCACCTTTATTGGGACGCTCTAAGCTGGATAATTTATTCCTCAATACCGGCCACGGAATGCTGGGCTGGACGTTAGCATGTGGCAGTGCCGAAATTGTTGCGAACATGATTGATGGCGGAAGTGAGATGCCGATGAATCTCCAAAAGCGAATGACTTCGCTCGAACGCTAG
- a CDS encoding glycosyltransferase family 2 protein, which translates to MRDFIEILIVTSSAVTCLMAIILLFTYVLRKPDDQTCEHLPAVTVFVPFFNEEESVLLKTLEKLEQQDYPTRIQVLLIDDGSTNGASAAALTWIKSAQRHHYQFLRREVNGGRKGFALDYALASGLAEGEIYVVVDSDTYIEPDGIQELARKIWSDERYAAVCGYIAPENHQSSMLAKLQHYEHIGYYGAIRCAQDKLGLVPVLAGAFVAHRAQIVKEIGGWSEWLVEDIAWCWRAIAHQYRTGYAPLAVAKTQCPVTHAGLFNQRRRWARGGWRLLLLRGMSLPGLESHRRLGF; encoded by the coding sequence ATGCGCGACTTTATCGAAATTCTCATCGTCACCTCTTCGGCGGTGACTTGCCTGATGGCGATCATTTTACTGTTCACCTATGTCCTTCGAAAACCAGATGATCAGACATGCGAGCACCTGCCTGCCGTGACTGTTTTTGTTCCTTTTTTCAATGAAGAGGAATCGGTTCTATTAAAAACATTAGAGAAACTGGAGCAGCAAGATTATCCGACTCGCATTCAGGTACTACTGATTGATGACGGTTCAACCAACGGAGCATCTGCAGCTGCGCTTACCTGGATTAAATCAGCCCAACGACATCACTATCAATTTTTACGTCGGGAGGTCAATGGCGGCAGAAAAGGATTTGCCCTGGATTATGCGCTTGCGTCTGGTTTAGCTGAGGGAGAGATTTATGTGGTGGTTGACAGTGACACTTATATTGAACCAGACGGCATTCAGGAATTAGCCAGAAAGATCTGGAGTGATGAGCGTTATGCAGCGGTGTGCGGCTATATCGCACCGGAAAATCATCAAAGTTCCATGCTTGCGAAACTACAGCATTATGAACACATTGGCTATTACGGGGCAATTCGTTGTGCACAGGACAAGTTAGGGCTGGTGCCTGTTCTGGCAGGGGCATTCGTGGCACACCGTGCGCAAATCGTCAAAGAAATCGGTGGCTGGAGTGAATGGCTTGTGGAAGATATTGCTTGGTGCTGGCGGGCTATCGCTCATCAGTACCGCACCGGATATGCGCCTCTTGCTGTGGCTAAGACACAGTGCCCGGTGACTCATGCCGGGTTATTTAATCAGCGCAGACGCTGGGCGCGGGGCGGGTGGAGGCTTTTGCTGCTGCGTGGCATGTCTCTCCCTGGTCTGGAATCGCATCGACGCCTTGGTTTCTGA
- the rarD gene encoding EamA family transporter RarD: MTMNSEQQVRQGVLYAIAAHTMWGVAPIYLKAVDQVSPAEILAHRVIWSFVLLALLLHFGRRWGQVIGMLRHKPTLICLLSTSVLIGVNWLTLIWGVNHHHMLDVSLGYYINPLLNVILGMIFFQERLRSFQWLAVGLAGIGVFIQLIAFGSIPVIAIVIALSFGGYGLLRKKVSVDSQAGLFIETMLMLPAAMIYLFGFANSFTSDLTTNSWTLNLLLFFAGVVTTAPLLCFTSAATRIKLSTLGFFQYIGPSLMLLLAVGVYGESFSLDKTITFGFIWTSLVIFSIDGFYQNRKSRQSQPAA; this comes from the coding sequence ATGACGATGAATTCAGAACAACAAGTCCGTCAAGGTGTGCTGTATGCCATTGCTGCACACACGATGTGGGGAGTCGCTCCCATTTATTTAAAGGCAGTGGATCAGGTTAGTCCGGCCGAGATTCTTGCCCACCGGGTGATTTGGTCTTTTGTATTACTGGCCCTGCTGCTGCATTTTGGCCGCCGTTGGGGACAAGTGATCGGGATGTTGCGCCACAAACCGACCCTAATCTGTTTGCTGTCCACCTCAGTGCTGATTGGTGTCAACTGGCTGACTTTAATCTGGGGAGTGAATCATCACCACATGCTGGATGTCAGTCTGGGTTATTATATTAATCCTCTGCTGAACGTTATTCTGGGCATGATTTTCTTTCAGGAACGATTACGTTCATTTCAGTGGCTCGCTGTGGGGCTCGCTGGTATCGGTGTTTTCATTCAGTTAATCGCCTTTGGTTCCATCCCCGTGATTGCCATCGTCATTGCATTAAGTTTTGGTGGTTATGGCTTGCTGCGAAAGAAAGTGTCGGTCGATTCACAAGCCGGGCTATTTATTGAAACGATGCTCATGCTGCCTGCCGCGATGATATATCTGTTTGGCTTTGCCAATTCATTCACCAGCGATCTGACAACCAACAGCTGGACACTGAACTTGCTACTTTTCTTTGCCGGCGTGGTGACTACCGCACCACTTCTATGTTTTACCAGTGCAGCAACCCGCATCAAACTATCGACGCTGGGTTTTTTTCAGTACATTGGTCCGAGTCTGATGCTATTACTGGCTGTCGGCGTTTATGGCGAATCGTTCAGCTTGGATAAAACGATAACTTTTGGTTTTATCTGGACATCACTGGTGATTTTCAGCATCGATGGCTTCTATCAAAATCGCAAATCCCGTCAATCTCAACCTGCGGCTTGA
- a CDS encoding TRAP transporter small permease, whose translation MEKVVSAMNRALSGFTGWLMLIMMLILVCDVVFRTLGAPIQGSAEVSVFVMMIVIYLGLARCEERSEHVRLEFILNMLPGNAKRKVNFLAQLLAVIAVGLLFYAVTLDAWSSYESGDAIEGTVELPIWPTKFVMIFGMVFFLIQTMMNLFSPKSSEEEKTEDPINDELL comes from the coding sequence ATGGAAAAAGTAGTGAGCGCTATGAATCGGGCCCTCTCCGGCTTTACCGGGTGGTTGATGTTGATAATGATGCTGATCTTAGTCTGTGATGTTGTATTCCGGACGTTAGGCGCACCGATTCAAGGCAGTGCCGAGGTGAGCGTTTTCGTCATGATGATTGTGATTTATCTTGGATTAGCCCGTTGCGAGGAACGCTCCGAGCATGTTCGGCTGGAATTTATCCTCAATATGCTGCCAGGAAATGCAAAACGCAAAGTTAATTTTCTGGCTCAACTGCTTGCAGTGATCGCCGTAGGACTGTTGTTTTACGCCGTGACTCTGGATGCCTGGTCTTCTTATGAATCCGGAGATGCGATAGAAGGCACAGTCGAGTTGCCCATTTGGCCAACAAAGTTTGTCATGATTTTCGGGATGGTCTTCTTCCTGATTCAAACCATGATGAATCTTTTTTCTCCCAAATCCTCTGAAGAAGAAAAAACTGAAGACCCTATCAATGATGAATTACTTTAA
- a CDS encoding FliM/FliN family flagellar motor switch protein, with the protein MSVELKNKSESVEEKVSFNTFSDIEVNLDVLIGEIKTDIGSLMNLSAGDILKSDVKISNKIDLNLNGNKIAEGILVEEDGYFALQIVSIRG; encoded by the coding sequence ATGAGCGTTGAACTGAAGAATAAAAGTGAGTCGGTTGAAGAAAAAGTATCGTTCAATACGTTTTCTGATATCGAAGTGAACCTTGATGTGTTGATTGGCGAGATTAAAACCGATATCGGTTCTTTGATGAATCTTTCTGCTGGTGACATTCTGAAATCAGATGTGAAAATCTCAAATAAAATCGACTTGAATCTGAACGGGAATAAAATTGCTGAAGGCATACTGGTCGAAGAAGACGGATATTTTGCCTTACAAATTGTGAGTATTCGCGGATGA
- a CDS encoding sigma-70 family RNA polymerase sigma factor produces the protein MNAVIQKNTALNTDDEHIREQQATWGKVAPLLSWCDIIAKQFVRKHKYNHEMDFDDYKNIAVIALYEALNHFNPNKGSLKPYCFQYMYYEINRVLIRSNYYLFNKVSLHAEDGSDTEQLLEMPGISALSSSLNGSQEQDENEDVAAFIYIDKYLTDLGHDKQKVILEHYFNEVPLRELALSMGRTPSRISQIHHSALKELSRKINV, from the coding sequence ATGAATGCAGTCATTCAGAAAAATACAGCACTGAACACTGACGATGAGCATATAAGAGAGCAGCAGGCTACCTGGGGAAAGGTGGCGCCTTTGCTATCTTGGTGTGACATCATTGCAAAGCAGTTTGTAAGAAAACATAAATATAATCATGAGATGGATTTTGATGATTATAAGAATATTGCAGTAATTGCATTGTATGAAGCGCTTAATCATTTCAACCCAAATAAAGGCTCATTGAAACCTTACTGCTTTCAGTATATGTATTATGAGATCAATCGGGTTTTAATCCGATCGAATTATTATCTGTTTAATAAAGTCAGTCTTCATGCTGAAGATGGTTCTGATACAGAACAACTTCTGGAAATGCCAGGCATATCTGCTTTGTCTTCTAGCCTGAATGGCAGTCAGGAACAGGATGAGAATGAAGACGTTGCGGCTTTTATTTACATTGATAAGTACTTAACCGATTTAGGTCACGATAAGCAAAAAGTCATTTTAGAACATTATTTTAATGAGGTTCCATTGAGGGAGTTAGCGCTCAGTATGGGGCGTACTCCTTCAAGAATCTCTCAAATTCATCATAGTGCACTGAAAGAACTCAGCAGAAAAATAAATGTATAG
- a CDS encoding RidA family protein, with protein MALNTQEVVQQNIEEKLQSLGITLPEASTPLANFVPYVISGSHVFISGQVPLENGQACFVGQVGDTISPEQAYRAAQLCAINILAQLKAACDGDLSRVKRIVRLGAL; from the coding sequence ATGGCACTGAATACACAGGAAGTTGTTCAACAGAACATAGAGGAAAAGTTGCAGTCGCTTGGGATAACTTTACCAGAGGCGTCCACGCCACTGGCAAATTTCGTCCCTTATGTCATCTCGGGGAGCCATGTGTTTATTTCAGGTCAGGTTCCTTTGGAAAACGGCCAAGCCTGTTTTGTCGGTCAAGTTGGTGACACGATCAGCCCGGAACAGGCTTATCGTGCAGCGCAGTTGTGCGCAATCAATATACTGGCTCAACTCAAAGCCGCCTGTGACGGCGATTTGAGTCGGGTAAAGCGCATTGTTCGTTTGGGGGCTTTGTGA
- a CDS encoding N-carbamoyl-D-amino-acid hydrolase codes for MSRMITVGAAQLGPIQKAESRTSAVNRMIQLMEQARRKQCDLIVFPELALTTFFPRYLMKDRDEIEQWFERSMPNEVTQPLFDAAREFGMGFHLGYAELVEEQGETRRYNTAILVDKSGTIVGKYRKVHLPGHAEYEDERRFQHLEKYYFDVGNTGFNVWRTMGGVLGMCICNDRRWPETYRVMGLQGVEMVVLGYNTPSTNGKVEQDPHLRMFQSRLCMQSGAYQNSTWVVGVAKAGTEDGHQLFGGTCIVAPTGEIVAQAQGLGDELIVADCDLDLCLEGKENMFNFTAHRRPEYYQLITEQAGAVPPEE; via the coding sequence ATGTCCAGAATGATTACAGTGGGAGCCGCTCAGCTCGGGCCGATACAAAAAGCAGAAAGCCGCACTTCAGCGGTTAACCGAATGATTCAATTAATGGAACAAGCGCGTCGTAAGCAGTGCGACCTCATCGTTTTTCCTGAATTGGCGCTTACCACATTTTTCCCCCGCTATCTGATGAAAGATCGTGATGAAATTGAACAGTGGTTTGAACGTTCAATGCCAAACGAAGTCACCCAGCCTCTGTTTGATGCCGCGCGGGAGTTCGGCATGGGTTTTCACTTGGGCTATGCAGAACTGGTGGAAGAACAGGGTGAAACCCGCCGTTACAACACCGCAATTTTGGTAGATAAAAGCGGCACGATTGTCGGTAAATACCGTAAAGTACATTTACCTGGTCATGCCGAATATGAAGACGAAAGGCGCTTTCAGCATCTGGAAAAATACTACTTTGATGTGGGCAATACCGGTTTTAATGTCTGGCGAACTATGGGGGGTGTTCTTGGAATGTGTATCTGTAATGACCGTCGCTGGCCTGAAACCTATCGTGTGATGGGACTTCAGGGTGTTGAGATGGTTGTGCTTGGCTATAACACCCCCTCGACCAATGGCAAAGTTGAACAGGATCCTCATCTGCGCATGTTCCAAAGCCGCCTGTGTATGCAAAGTGGCGCCTATCAAAACAGCACTTGGGTTGTCGGAGTGGCGAAAGCAGGCACTGAAGATGGGCATCAGCTGTTCGGAGGAACTTGTATTGTTGCTCCAACAGGAGAGATTGTCGCTCAGGCTCAAGGTCTTGGTGATGAGTTGATCGTGGCAGATTGTGACTTGGATTTGTGTCTTGAAGGCAAGGAAAATATGTTCAATTTTACGGCCCATCGTCGGCCGGAGTATTACCAATTGATCACAGAGCAAGCTGGCGCAGTCCCCCCAGAAGAATGA
- a CDS encoding FliM/FliN family flagellar motor switch protein, which produces MNSPQIQLTHDIISDYLLASFQRVFQDLACHACLSVERKRPDQVKTEDLYTSDLQDLPGVTLFYNAGFSSLLMRKRFGDKVNVSNHEDPFIRHVIQQWLLEWFKKEELLWDASEQDERATCFQIRSGDAEITLVFAQTILKRILTQKLSLDLKKRIDSQRMLSCLRHSPVKLAIELPSITATVEDVRLLKKGDVLKTSRKTDDGLVLTLGDKVISNHVFVSFDNGEANLIVGSVCDER; this is translated from the coding sequence ATGAATAGTCCGCAAATCCAGCTCACGCATGATATCATCTCAGATTACTTGCTCGCTTCATTCCAACGAGTGTTTCAGGATTTAGCATGTCATGCTTGTTTATCCGTGGAAAGAAAACGTCCTGATCAGGTGAAAACGGAAGATTTGTATACTTCTGACCTTCAGGATCTCCCGGGCGTTACCCTGTTTTACAATGCTGGTTTTTCTTCTTTGCTGATGCGCAAAAGGTTTGGCGATAAGGTGAATGTTTCAAATCATGAAGATCCGTTCATCCGCCATGTTATTCAGCAGTGGCTTCTTGAGTGGTTTAAAAAAGAAGAGCTATTGTGGGATGCTTCGGAGCAAGATGAAAGAGCCACTTGTTTTCAAATTCGTTCCGGTGATGCTGAAATAACTCTTGTGTTTGCTCAGACGATTCTGAAGCGAATCCTGACTCAGAAATTATCATTAGATTTAAAGAAAAGGATAGACAGTCAGCGAATGCTGTCCTGTCTTCGTCATTCACCTGTGAAGTTAGCGATTGAGTTACCCAGTATTACGGCCACGGTAGAGGATGTTCGTCTCTTAAAAAAAGGCGATGTTTTAAAAACAAGCCGAAAGACAGACGATGGCTTAGTGCTGACTTTGGGCGATAAAGTGATCTCAAATCATGTTTTCGTTTCTTTTGACAACGGTGAAGCCAATTTAATTGTAGGGAGTGTATGTGATGAGCGTTGA